From Mycolicibacterium nivoides, a single genomic window includes:
- a CDS encoding MFS transporter — MTALNDAERQGLAARLPSWFPSWGFLSAVIAIGGMQLLATMDSTVAIVALPRIQDELGLSDAGRSWVITAYVLTFGGLMLLGGRLGDTIGRKRTFIVGVALFIIASILCGIAWNEATLVIARLLQGVGAAIASPTGLALVATTFPKGPARNAATAVFGAMTAIGSVMGLVVGGALTEFSWRFAFLVNVPIGLVMLYLARTALRETNRERMKLDAAGALLATLACTAAVFAFTQGPESGWLAPVTLGSGAVAAVCGIAFLIAERSAENPVVPFDLFHERNRVATFAAIFLAGGVLFTLTVLIGLYVQDILGYSALHAGVGFIPFVIGMGIGLGASSQIVRFFQPRIVVIVGGILVLGAMLYGSTLHAGIPYFPNLVLPITVGGIGIGMIVVPLTLSAIAGVGFDRIGPASAIALMLQNLGGPLVLAIIQAVITSRTLYNGGITGPVKDMNGPQLAALDAGYTYGLLWVAAVAVLVGVAALFIGYTSEQVAHAQDVKEAIDAGEIEVD; from the coding sequence ATGACGGCTCTCAACGACGCCGAGCGCCAGGGCCTCGCTGCCCGCCTCCCGTCCTGGTTCCCGTCCTGGGGCTTCCTTTCCGCAGTCATCGCGATCGGCGGCATGCAGCTGCTGGCCACTATGGACAGCACGGTCGCGATCGTCGCCCTGCCGAGGATCCAGGACGAGCTCGGCCTTTCCGACGCCGGACGTAGCTGGGTCATCACCGCCTATGTCCTCACCTTCGGCGGCCTGATGCTGCTCGGCGGACGGCTCGGCGACACCATCGGCCGCAAGCGCACCTTCATCGTCGGCGTCGCGTTGTTCATCATCGCCTCGATCCTGTGCGGCATCGCCTGGAACGAAGCGACCCTGGTGATCGCCCGGCTGCTGCAGGGTGTCGGTGCGGCGATCGCCTCGCCGACGGGGCTCGCGCTGGTGGCGACCACGTTCCCGAAAGGGCCGGCCCGCAACGCCGCCACCGCGGTGTTCGGCGCCATGACCGCCATCGGCTCGGTGATGGGTCTGGTGGTCGGTGGGGCCCTCACCGAGTTCTCCTGGCGGTTCGCGTTCCTGGTCAACGTGCCGATCGGTCTGGTGATGCTCTACCTGGCCCGCACCGCGCTGCGCGAGACCAACCGGGAGCGGATGAAGCTCGACGCCGCGGGCGCCCTGCTGGCCACCCTGGCCTGCACCGCCGCCGTGTTCGCCTTCACCCAGGGCCCGGAGAGCGGCTGGCTGGCCCCGGTGACGCTGGGTTCCGGCGCCGTCGCGGCGGTCTGCGGCATCGCCTTCCTGATCGCCGAGCGCAGCGCCGAGAACCCGGTGGTTCCGTTCGACCTGTTCCATGAGCGCAACCGGGTCGCCACCTTCGCGGCGATCTTCCTGGCCGGCGGCGTGCTGTTCACCCTGACCGTGCTGATCGGGCTCTACGTCCAGGACATCCTCGGCTACAGCGCCCTGCATGCCGGTGTCGGCTTCATCCCGTTCGTGATCGGTATGGGCATCGGTCTCGGAGCCTCGTCCCAGATCGTGCGGTTCTTCCAGCCGCGCATCGTGGTCATCGTGGGCGGCATCCTGGTGCTCGGTGCGATGCTGTACGGCTCGACGCTGCACGCCGGCATCCCTTACTTCCCGAACCTGGTGCTGCCCATCACCGTCGGCGGCATCGGTATCGGCATGATCGTGGTGCCGCTGACGCTCTCGGCGATCGCCGGTGTCGGCTTCGACCGGATCGGACCGGCTTCGGCCATCGCGCTGATGTTGCAGAACCTGGGCGGCCCGCTGGTGCTGGCCATCATCCAGGCCGTCATCACCTCGCGCACCCTGTACAACGGTGGGATCACCGGCCCGGTCAAGGACATGAACGGTCCGCAGCTGGCCGCACTCGACGCGGGGTACACCTACGGGTTGTTGTGGGTGGCCGCGGTCGCGGTCCTGGTGGGTGTTGCGGCGTTGTTCATCGGCTACACCTCCGAACAGGTGGCCCACGCCCAGGACGTCAAGGAAGCCATCGACGCCGGGGAGATCGAGGTCGACTGA
- a CDS encoding VOC family protein codes for MNRLEISEAIGPLGWRLVLGAVYTEVLVPSMADAAAAAAHAVRAAGADAPRHLSIDIRSDRAVLRLRTRDAGAVTGRDLELARAVSQTLAEHGFELSAGHGAIQALEIAIDALDIGAVRPFWKAVTGYIDEPSAEPGSSDLNVGLVDPFGRGPAIWFQQMDSPRPQRNRIHLDIDVTHEAAPARVDAALAAGGRLLSDRRAPAFWVLADAEGNEACICTWQGRD; via the coding sequence ATGAACCGCCTGGAGATCTCCGAGGCCATCGGCCCGCTGGGCTGGCGCCTGGTGCTGGGAGCGGTCTACACCGAGGTACTGGTCCCGTCGATGGCTGATGCCGCCGCCGCGGCCGCTCACGCGGTGCGTGCGGCCGGCGCCGATGCGCCACGACACCTTTCGATCGACATCCGATCCGATCGCGCAGTGCTGCGCCTGCGCACGCGCGACGCGGGTGCGGTGACCGGGCGGGACCTGGAACTGGCCCGTGCGGTGTCCCAGACCCTCGCCGAGCACGGTTTCGAGCTGAGCGCCGGGCACGGCGCGATCCAGGCGTTGGAGATCGCGATCGACGCCCTCGACATCGGTGCGGTCCGGCCGTTCTGGAAGGCCGTCACGGGCTACATCGACGAGCCCTCGGCAGAACCGGGCTCATCGGATCTCAATGTCGGACTCGTCGATCCGTTCGGCCGCGGCCCGGCCATCTGGTTTCAGCAGATGGACTCACCGCGGCCCCAGCGCAATCGGATCCATCTCGACATCGACGTCACCCACGAGGCCGCGCCGGCCCGGGTCGATGCGGCGCTGGCGGCCGGCGGCAGGTTGCTCAGTGACCGCAGAGCGCCGGCGTTCTGGGTGCTGGCCGACGCGGAGGGCAACGAGGCCTGCATCTGTACCTGGCAGGGCCGCGACTGA
- a CDS encoding proline--tRNA ligase, whose amino-acid sequence MITRMSELFLRTLRDDPADAEVPSHKLLIRAGYVRPVGPGIYSWLPLGLRVLRRIEKIVREEMNAIGGQEILLPALLPRGPYETTSRWTEYGDTLFRLKDRRGNDYLLGPTHEEIFTLTVKGEYSSYKDFPAILYQVQTKYRDEARPRAGILRGREFVMKDSYSFDVDDDGLKNAYHAHREAYQKIFGRLGVRYVIVSAVSGAMGGSASEEFLAESEVGEDTFVRCLDSGYAANVEAVITRSPAPLPIEGQAEAQVHDTPDTPTIATLVDWANSADLAQFSGREVTAADTLKNVLLKTREPGGDWELLAIGVPGDREVDEKRLGAALEPAEFALLDEADFAKNPFLVKGYVGPKALLDNEVRYLVDPRVVDGTAWITGADAPNKHVVGLVAGRDFTPDGTIEAAEVRDGDPSPDGAGVLTSARGIEIGHIFQLGRKYADAFTADVLGEDGKPVRLTMGSYGIGVSRMVAVIAEQQHDDLGLRWPSAVAPFDVHVVVANKDDAARTGATELVAALDRLGHEVLFDDRKASPGVKFKDAELLGMPWIVVVGRGFADGVVELRNRFTGENREIAVDDAATEISAALSEVR is encoded by the coding sequence GTGATCACCCGCATGTCCGAGCTGTTCCTGCGAACCCTGCGCGACGACCCCGCTGATGCCGAAGTGCCCAGCCACAAGCTGCTGATCCGGGCCGGCTATGTCCGTCCGGTCGGCCCCGGTATCTACAGCTGGCTGCCGCTGGGCCTGCGGGTGCTGCGCCGGATCGAGAAGATCGTGCGGGAAGAGATGAACGCGATCGGCGGCCAGGAGATCCTGCTGCCCGCACTGCTGCCGCGTGGCCCGTACGAGACCACCAGCCGGTGGACCGAGTACGGCGACACCCTGTTCCGGCTGAAGGACCGGCGAGGCAACGATTATCTGCTCGGGCCGACGCACGAGGAGATCTTCACGCTGACGGTCAAGGGGGAGTACTCCTCCTACAAGGATTTCCCCGCGATCCTGTACCAGGTCCAGACCAAGTACCGCGACGAGGCGCGGCCGCGCGCAGGCATTCTGCGTGGCCGCGAGTTCGTGATGAAGGACTCGTACTCCTTCGACGTGGACGACGACGGCCTCAAGAACGCCTACCACGCCCACCGTGAGGCGTACCAGAAGATCTTCGGCCGCCTGGGTGTGCGCTACGTGATCGTGTCGGCGGTCTCGGGCGCGATGGGCGGCAGCGCCTCGGAGGAGTTCCTGGCCGAGAGCGAGGTCGGTGAGGACACGTTCGTGCGCTGCCTGGATTCCGGCTACGCCGCCAACGTCGAAGCTGTCATCACCCGGTCGCCGGCGCCGCTGCCCATCGAGGGGCAGGCCGAGGCGCAGGTGCACGACACCCCGGACACCCCGACCATCGCGACACTGGTCGACTGGGCCAATTCGGCTGACCTGGCGCAGTTCTCGGGCCGTGAGGTGACCGCCGCCGACACCCTGAAGAACGTTCTGCTCAAGACCCGTGAGCCGGGCGGTGACTGGGAGCTGCTGGCCATCGGTGTGCCCGGTGACCGTGAGGTCGACGAGAAGCGCCTGGGCGCGGCGTTGGAGCCGGCCGAGTTCGCGCTCCTCGACGAAGCCGACTTCGCCAAGAATCCGTTCCTGGTCAAGGGCTACGTCGGGCCGAAGGCGCTGCTGGACAACGAGGTTCGCTACCTCGTCGATCCGCGAGTGGTGGACGGCACGGCGTGGATCACCGGGGCCGACGCCCCCAACAAGCATGTGGTCGGCCTGGTCGCCGGCCGCGACTTCACCCCCGACGGAACCATCGAGGCCGCCGAGGTCCGCGACGGTGATCCGTCACCGGACGGTGCCGGGGTGCTGACCTCGGCGCGGGGTATCGAGATCGGCCACATCTTCCAGCTGGGCCGCAAGTACGCCGATGCCTTCACCGCTGACGTTCTCGGCGAGGACGGCAAGCCGGTGCGGCTGACGATGGGCTCCTACGGCATCGGGGTGTCCCGCATGGTCGCGGTGATCGCCGAGCAGCAGCACGACGACCTGGGCCTGCGGTGGCCGTCTGCCGTCGCGCCGTTCGACGTGCACGTGGTCGTGGCGAACAAGGACGACGCCGCCCGGACCGGCGCCACCGAACTAGTCGCCGCCCTGGACCGGCTGGGCCACGAGGTGCTGTTCGACGATCGCAAGGCCTCGCCGGGCGTGAAGTTCAAGGACGCCGAGCTGTTGGGCATGCCGTGGATCGTGGTGGTCGGCCGCGGCTTCGCCGATGGAGTGGTGGAACTGCGCAACCGGTTCACCGGCGAGAACCGCGAGATCGCGGTCGACGACGCCGCGACCGAGATCTCGGCGGCGCTCAGCGAAGTCCGCTGA